A region of Toxorhynchites rutilus septentrionalis strain SRP chromosome 1, ASM2978413v1, whole genome shotgun sequence DNA encodes the following proteins:
- the LOC129763575 gene encoding zinc finger protein 771-like isoform X3, with translation MAFVSNNLDEPTHIKMEPELIIDDHELSDNDNTSETDSTADFEPIEQEAEMQIKGEQGEVFGISETDGENDNSNDGGLMKSSIRLHSGERPHLCPHCPKAFRHVSVLQVHVRTHTGERPYDCPHCPKAFKQHIALRMHILTHTGERPYSCPHCPKAFKHPSALKNHIGTHTDDHPHLCPDCPKAFMSHAALIIHIRTHTGECPYSCPHCLKPFHDLRALKRHIRTHTDERPYSCPHCSNAFKESGALKNHIRIHTGERPYPCPHCSNAFKHSYALKNHIRIHTGERPYHCPHCPKAFSNSYSRKQHIRIHTREGVCTTLGKRLNTHGKDTSGPTQESQVTVKEETNEC, from the exons ATGGCGTTTGTTAGCAACAACCT GGACGAACCGACTCACATCAAAATGGAGCCAGAATTGATTATTGATGACCACGAACTGTCGGATAATGATAACACTTCCGAGACAGATTCAACAGCGGACTTTGAGCCAATTGAACAGGAAGCCGAAATGCAAATCAAGGGTGAACAAGGAGAGGTATTCGGCATCAGTGAAACGGACGGAGAGAACGACAATTCGAATGATGGAGGATTGATGAAAAGTTCCATAAGGTTACACTCGG gtgaacgtccccatctttgtccacattgtccgaagGCGTTTAGGCATGTTTCAGTGCTCCAAGTACACgttcgaactcatacgg GTGAACGTCCCTATGATTGCCCACATTGTCCGAAAGCGTTTAAACAGCATATAGCGCTTAGAATGCACATTTTGACTCATACGG GTGAGCGTCCCTATTCatgtccacattgtccgaaagCGTTTAAGCATCCTTCAGCACTCAAAAATCACATTGGAACTCATACGG ATGACCATCCCCATCTTTGTCCAGACTGTCCGAAAGCGTTTATGTCACATGCAGCGCTCATAATtcacattcgaactcatacgg GTGAATGTCCCtattcttgtccacattgtctGAAACCGTTTCACGATCTTAGAGCACTCAAAAGacacattcgaactcatacgg AtgaacgtccctattcttgtCCACACTGTTCAAACGCGTTCAAGGAATCAGGTGCACTCAAAAATCACATTCGAATTCATACGG GGGAACGTCCCTATCCTTGTCCTCATTGTTCGAACGCGTTTAAGCATTCATATGCACTCAAAAATCACATTCGAATTCATACGG GTGAACGTCCTTATCATTGTCCCCATTGTCCGAAAGCGTTTTCGAATTCTTACTCGCGCAAGCAGCACATTCGAATTCATACGC GTGAAGGTGTATGTACAACCCTAGGAAAACGCCTGAATACACATGGTAAAGATACGAGCGGTCCGACGCAGGAATCACAGGTGACCGTAAAGGAAGAGACAAATGAATGCTGA
- the LOC129763578 gene encoding uncharacterized protein LOC129763578 — protein sequence MDELGWVLMNHNLITRNEPIQQHANGNRPNHFKLNMERLCNLLEQQEQNNHAELTSKKQNKFLRMLDAILQNDIVLKEIKEMVAENRLLSEIRYVTTVERMLKHNLDPSLRCCFVCREYFRTADEYTSHFEKLHGEKFLIVAAVDRFQTSQKFNVLHHYNALNPVTIFTICNVYHTALIKKNKKRRV from the exons ATGGACGAGTTGGGCTGGGTGCTGATGAACCACAATTTGATAACACGTAATGAGCCAATCCAACAGCATGCCAATGGTAATCGACCAAATCATTTTAAATTGAACATGGAGCGGTTGTGCAACCTACTGGAGCAGCAAGAACAGAACAATCACGCTG agttgacttccaaaaagcaaaacaaattcctgcgtatgctggatgcaattttacaaaacgacaTAGTTTTGAAGGAAATTAAAGAGATGGTAGCGGAGAATCGACTTCTATCGGAAATTCGTTATGTGACTACGGTGGAACGTATGCTGAAACACAATTTGGACCCCTCTTTGCGCTGCTGCTTTGTATGCCGAGAGTATTTCCGCACTGCCGATGAGTATACcagtcatttcgaaaaattgcacggtgagaaatttcttattgttgcggcggtggatcgatttcagactagtcaaaagttcaacgttctacatcactacaatgcccttaatccggtgacaatattcacgatttgcaacgtataccacacagccctaataaaaaaaaacaagaaaagacgggtctaa
- the LOC129763570 gene encoding uncharacterized protein LOC129763570, whose product MMDESRPLSMFRCEQIESSKLAKEWMEWKLALEYYFDSYQITDQKLMRSKMLHLGGPQLQKVFRNLEGTEDFPMVLLEKPWYNHAVNKLDSYFKPRRQNVLERHKLRNIKQGQQLSDCGLEKHSREVRCVLEEIMLTDVIIEGCTSQELRRKILEKDQSVADIEALGESLESVRIQEKEMTSNSSSHGDAGTLVVRKVQRFVSGKAERKQDRVINRYFGKTSTNGSGNESRTLCYACGKFGHISKAENCPAKGQKCRRCQIVGHFEKVCRKRHMQHQRTDTSKVRAIDVEVEATSHEKEVSDDCPDKKVYYTFHTGNRTNEIKCRIGRVPVVMFVDSGSDVNLVTAESWEMLKVSNVIIHKCTKGSKKILKAYGSNEPLEILGTFEATVEVDERHVDAEFFVTAKGQRNLLGDATSKQLGVLKIGLEVKQVVSGINAPFQKIKGVLVHIEMDPKVNPIYQPLRRIPIAQENAVNRKLDDLLARGEERPCHLGIPISSRK is encoded by the exons ATG atGGATGAAAGCCGACCTTTGTCCATGTTCCGCTGTGAACAGATTGAAAGTAGCAAATTGGCAAAGGAGTGGATGGAATGGAAGCTTGCTCTTGAGTATTATTTCGATTCGTATCAAATTACGGATCAAAAGCTCATGCGATCGAAGATGTTGCATTTAGGGGGACCTCAACTTCAGAAAGTATTTCGGAATCTGGAAGGTACTGAAGATTTTCCGATGGTGCTGCTCGAGAAGCCGTGGTACAATCACGCAGTAAACAAACTCGATTCATATTTCAAGCCACGTCGTCAGAACGTATTGGAGAGGCATAAGCTACGAAACATAAAACAAGGACAACAACTGTCAGATTGTGGTTTGGAAAAACACAGTCGAGAAGTACGATGTGTTTTGGAGGAGATTATGTTGACTGACGTCATCATTGAGGGATGCACATCACAAGAACTTCGTcggaaaattttagaaaaagatcAGTCAGTAGCAGACATTGAGGCCTTAGGTGAATCCTTAGAAAGTGTGCGGATACAGGAGAAGGAAATGACCAGTAACTCAAGCTCTCATGGTGACGCTGGAACATTGGTAGTTCGAAAGGTACAAAGGTTCGTCAGTGGCAAGGCTGAACGAAAGCAAGATCGAGTGATTAACCGTTATTTTGGTAAAACATCTACGAACGGAAGTGGAAATGAATCGAGAACTCTCTGCTATGCATGTGGAAAATTTGGACACATCTCAAAGGCCGAAAATTGCCCGGCAAAAGGTCAAAAATGTCGTCGGTGTCAGATTGTAGGACATTTTGAGAAGGTTTGCCGTAAGCGGCACATGCAACATCAGCGTACAGACACTTCAAAGGTAAGAGCTATTGATGTTGAAGTCGAAGCTACATCTCATGAAAAGGAAGTCTCCGATGATTGCCCTGACAAGAAAGTGTACTACACCTTCCACACTGGAAATAGAACAAATGAAATTAAGTGTCGCATTGGAAGGGTACCTGTTGTTATGTTCGTCGATTCCGGTTCAGATGTGAACTTGGTTACTGCCGAATCATGGGAGATGTTGAAAGTGAGCAACGTAATAATACATAAATGTACGAAAGGAAGCAAGAAAATCCTTAAGGCATACGGTAGCAATGAACCGCTAGAAATTCTTGGGACTTTCGAGGCAACCGTGGAAGTAGATGAGCGCCATGTCGACGCGGAATTCTTCGTTACAGCGAAGGGACAACGAAATTTGCTTGGAGATGCTACATCTAAACAATTAGGTGTCCTGAAAATTGGGCTAGAGGTGAAGCAAGTGGTCAGTGGAATTAACGCAccatttcaaaaaattaaaggcGTTCTGGTGCACATAGAAATGGACCCAAAAGTCAACCCAATTTATCAACCACTGCGTAGAATTCCAATTGCCCAGGAGAACGCAGTCAACAGGAAGCTTGATGATTTGCTGGCACGAGGAGAAGAAAGGCCCTGCCACTTGGGTATCCCCATTAGTAGTCGCAAATAA
- the LOC129763577 gene encoding zinc finger protein 69-like isoform X2 has translation MEQDFEIDDHYHNELSDNDNISETDPMADFGPNGQKARSSVTRTGQLPQYCPHCSKSFTHFTALKMHVRTHAGEHPFICVQCPKTFKTYPAFKKHIKIHMAERPYPCPHCPKGFMQSHHLNRHISVHTPSLQVHVPYHVHIVSKRLDKVKPSENTWRTSMVKIQAFRAGITVKEEITECRLSLKAVRKKVCP, from the exons ATGGAACAGGATTTCGAGATTGATGATCACTATCACAATGAATTATCGGATAATGATAACATTTCTGAGACAGACCCAATGGCGGACTTCGGCCCGAATGGACAGAAAGCCAGGAGTAGTGTAACTCGTACTG GTCAACTTCCCCAATATTGCCCACATTGTTCGAAATCGTTTACACATTTTACAGCACTCAAAATGCACGTACGAACTCATGCAG GCGAACATCCCTTTATTTGTGTACAATGTCCGAAAACGTTTAAGACCTATCCAGCATTCAAAAAGCACATTAAAATTCATATGG cTGAACGTCCCTATCCTTGTCCTCATTGTCCGAAAGGGTTTATGCAGTCTCACCACCTCAATCGGCACATTTCAGTTCATACAC cttctttGCAGGTGCACGTCCCTTATCATGTCCACATTGTCTCAAAACGTTTAGACAAAGTAAAACCTTCAGAAAACACCTGGCGAACATCCATGGTGAAGATACAAGCGTTCCGGGCAGGAATCACAGTAAAGGAAGAGATAACTGAATGCCGTTTGTCGTTGAAAGCGGTTAGAAAAAAAGTATGTCCATAG
- the LOC129763577 gene encoding zinc finger protein 358-like isoform X3, whose translation MEQDFEIDDHYHNELSDNDNISETDPMADFGPNGQKARSSVTRTGQLPQYCPHCSKSFTHFTALKMHVRTHAGGEHPFICVQCPKTFKTYPAFKKHIKIHMAERPYPCPHCPKGFMQSHHLNRHISVHTRARPLSCPHCLKTFRQSKTFRKHLANIHGEDTSVPGRNHSKGRDN comes from the exons ATGGAACAGGATTTCGAGATTGATGATCACTATCACAATGAATTATCGGATAATGATAACATTTCTGAGACAGACCCAATGGCGGACTTCGGCCCGAATGGACAGAAAGCCAGGAGTAGTGTAACTCGTACTG GTCAACTTCCCCAATATTGCCCACATTGTTCGAAATCGTTTACACATTTTACAGCACTCAAAATGCACGTACGAACTCATGCAGGTG GCGAACATCCCTTTATTTGTGTACAATGTCCGAAAACGTTTAAGACCTATCCAGCATTCAAAAAGCACATTAAAATTCATATGG cTGAACGTCCCTATCCTTGTCCTCATTGTCCGAAAGGGTTTATGCAGTCTCACCACCTCAATCGGCACATTTCAGTTCATACAC GTGCACGTCCCTTATCATGTCCACATTGTCTCAAAACGTTTAGACAAAGTAAAACCTTCAGAAAACACCTGGCGAACATCCATGGTGAAGATACAAGCGTTCCGGGCAGGAATCACAGTAAAGGAAGAGATAACTGA
- the LOC129763575 gene encoding zinc finger protein 135-like isoform X1, with amino-acid sequence MAFVSNNLDEPTHIKMEPELIIDDHELSDNDNTSETDSTADFEPIEQEAEMQIKGEQGEVFGISETDGENDNSNDGGLMKSSIRLHSGERSYSCLLCSKPFKSRDALKIHMLTHTGERPHLCPHCPKAFRHVSVLQVHVRTHTGERPYDCPHCPKAFKQHIALRMHILTHTGERPYSCPHCPKAFKHPSALKNHIGTHTDDHPHLCPDCPKAFMSHAALIIHIRTHTGECPYSCPHCLKPFHDLRALKRHIRTHTDERPYSCPHCSNAFKESGALKNHIRIHTGERPYPCPHCSNAFKHSYALKNHIRIHTGERPYHCPHCPKAFSNSYSRKQHIRIHTREGVCTTLGKRLNTHGKDTSGPTQESQVTVKEETNEC; translated from the exons ATGGCGTTTGTTAGCAACAACCT GGACGAACCGACTCACATCAAAATGGAGCCAGAATTGATTATTGATGACCACGAACTGTCGGATAATGATAACACTTCCGAGACAGATTCAACAGCGGACTTTGAGCCAATTGAACAGGAAGCCGAAATGCAAATCAAGGGTGAACAAGGAGAGGTATTCGGCATCAGTGAAACGGACGGAGAGAACGACAATTCGAATGATGGAGGATTGATGAAAAGTTCCATAAGGTTACACTCGG GCGAACGTTCCTATTCTTGTTTACTTTGTTCTAAACCGTTTAAGAGTCGTGATGCGCTCAAAATACATATGCTAACTCATACTG gtgaacgtccccatctttgtccacattgtccgaagGCGTTTAGGCATGTTTCAGTGCTCCAAGTACACgttcgaactcatacgg GTGAACGTCCCTATGATTGCCCACATTGTCCGAAAGCGTTTAAACAGCATATAGCGCTTAGAATGCACATTTTGACTCATACGG GTGAGCGTCCCTATTCatgtccacattgtccgaaagCGTTTAAGCATCCTTCAGCACTCAAAAATCACATTGGAACTCATACGG ATGACCATCCCCATCTTTGTCCAGACTGTCCGAAAGCGTTTATGTCACATGCAGCGCTCATAATtcacattcgaactcatacgg GTGAATGTCCCtattcttgtccacattgtctGAAACCGTTTCACGATCTTAGAGCACTCAAAAGacacattcgaactcatacgg AtgaacgtccctattcttgtCCACACTGTTCAAACGCGTTCAAGGAATCAGGTGCACTCAAAAATCACATTCGAATTCATACGG GGGAACGTCCCTATCCTTGTCCTCATTGTTCGAACGCGTTTAAGCATTCATATGCACTCAAAAATCACATTCGAATTCATACGG GTGAACGTCCTTATCATTGTCCCCATTGTCCGAAAGCGTTTTCGAATTCTTACTCGCGCAAGCAGCACATTCGAATTCATACGC GTGAAGGTGTATGTACAACCCTAGGAAAACGCCTGAATACACATGGTAAAGATACGAGCGGTCCGACGCAGGAATCACAGGTGACCGTAAAGGAAGAGACAAATGAATGCTGA
- the LOC129763575 gene encoding zinc finger protein 135-like isoform X2 — protein sequence MEPELIIDDHELSDNDNTSETDSTADFEPIEQEAEMQIKGEQGEVFGISETDGENDNSNDGGLMKSSIRLHSGERSYSCLLCSKPFKSRDALKIHMLTHTGERPHLCPHCPKAFRHVSVLQVHVRTHTGERPYDCPHCPKAFKQHIALRMHILTHTGERPYSCPHCPKAFKHPSALKNHIGTHTDDHPHLCPDCPKAFMSHAALIIHIRTHTGECPYSCPHCLKPFHDLRALKRHIRTHTDERPYSCPHCSNAFKESGALKNHIRIHTGERPYPCPHCSNAFKHSYALKNHIRIHTGERPYHCPHCPKAFSNSYSRKQHIRIHTREGVCTTLGKRLNTHGKDTSGPTQESQVTVKEETNEC from the exons ATGGAGCCAGAATTGATTATTGATGACCACGAACTGTCGGATAATGATAACACTTCCGAGACAGATTCAACAGCGGACTTTGAGCCAATTGAACAGGAAGCCGAAATGCAAATCAAGGGTGAACAAGGAGAGGTATTCGGCATCAGTGAAACGGACGGAGAGAACGACAATTCGAATGATGGAGGATTGATGAAAAGTTCCATAAGGTTACACTCGG GCGAACGTTCCTATTCTTGTTTACTTTGTTCTAAACCGTTTAAGAGTCGTGATGCGCTCAAAATACATATGCTAACTCATACTG gtgaacgtccccatctttgtccacattgtccgaagGCGTTTAGGCATGTTTCAGTGCTCCAAGTACACgttcgaactcatacgg GTGAACGTCCCTATGATTGCCCACATTGTCCGAAAGCGTTTAAACAGCATATAGCGCTTAGAATGCACATTTTGACTCATACGG GTGAGCGTCCCTATTCatgtccacattgtccgaaagCGTTTAAGCATCCTTCAGCACTCAAAAATCACATTGGAACTCATACGG ATGACCATCCCCATCTTTGTCCAGACTGTCCGAAAGCGTTTATGTCACATGCAGCGCTCATAATtcacattcgaactcatacgg GTGAATGTCCCtattcttgtccacattgtctGAAACCGTTTCACGATCTTAGAGCACTCAAAAGacacattcgaactcatacgg AtgaacgtccctattcttgtCCACACTGTTCAAACGCGTTCAAGGAATCAGGTGCACTCAAAAATCACATTCGAATTCATACGG GGGAACGTCCCTATCCTTGTCCTCATTGTTCGAACGCGTTTAAGCATTCATATGCACTCAAAAATCACATTCGAATTCATACGG GTGAACGTCCTTATCATTGTCCCCATTGTCCGAAAGCGTTTTCGAATTCTTACTCGCGCAAGCAGCACATTCGAATTCATACGC GTGAAGGTGTATGTACAACCCTAGGAAAACGCCTGAATACACATGGTAAAGATACGAGCGGTCCGACGCAGGAATCACAGGTGACCGTAAAGGAAGAGACAAATGAATGCTGA
- the LOC129763577 gene encoding zinc finger protein 345-like isoform X1, which yields MEQDFEIDDHYHNELSDNDNISETDPMADFGPNGQKARSSVTRTGQLPQYCPHCSKSFTHFTALKMHVRTHAGGEHPFICVQCPKTFKTYPAFKKHIKIHMAERPYPCPHCPKGFMQSHHLNRHISVHTPSLQVHVPYHVHIVSKRLDKVKPSENTWRTSMVKIQAFRAGITVKEEITECRLSLKAVRKKVCP from the exons ATGGAACAGGATTTCGAGATTGATGATCACTATCACAATGAATTATCGGATAATGATAACATTTCTGAGACAGACCCAATGGCGGACTTCGGCCCGAATGGACAGAAAGCCAGGAGTAGTGTAACTCGTACTG GTCAACTTCCCCAATATTGCCCACATTGTTCGAAATCGTTTACACATTTTACAGCACTCAAAATGCACGTACGAACTCATGCAGGTG GCGAACATCCCTTTATTTGTGTACAATGTCCGAAAACGTTTAAGACCTATCCAGCATTCAAAAAGCACATTAAAATTCATATGG cTGAACGTCCCTATCCTTGTCCTCATTGTCCGAAAGGGTTTATGCAGTCTCACCACCTCAATCGGCACATTTCAGTTCATACAC cttctttGCAGGTGCACGTCCCTTATCATGTCCACATTGTCTCAAAACGTTTAGACAAAGTAAAACCTTCAGAAAACACCTGGCGAACATCCATGGTGAAGATACAAGCGTTCCGGGCAGGAATCACAGTAAAGGAAGAGATAACTGAATGCCGTTTGTCGTTGAAAGCGGTTAGAAAAAAAGTATGTCCATAG
- the LOC129763575 gene encoding zinc finger protein 37 homolog isoform X4, with the protein MAFVSNNLDEPTHIKMEPELIIDDHELSDNDNTSETDSTADFEPIEQEAEMQIKGEQGEVFGISETDGENDNSNDGGLMKSSIRLHSGERSYSCLLCSKPFKSRDALKIHMLTHTGERPHLCPHCPKAFRHVSVLQVHVRTHTGERPYDCPHCPKAFKQHIALRMHILTHTGERPYSCPHCPKAFKHPSALKNHIGTHTDDHPHLCPDCPKAFMSHAALIIHIRTHTGECPYSCPHCLKPFHDLRALKRHIRTHTGEGVCTTLGKRLNTHGKDTSGPTQESQVTVKEETNEC; encoded by the exons ATGGCGTTTGTTAGCAACAACCT GGACGAACCGACTCACATCAAAATGGAGCCAGAATTGATTATTGATGACCACGAACTGTCGGATAATGATAACACTTCCGAGACAGATTCAACAGCGGACTTTGAGCCAATTGAACAGGAAGCCGAAATGCAAATCAAGGGTGAACAAGGAGAGGTATTCGGCATCAGTGAAACGGACGGAGAGAACGACAATTCGAATGATGGAGGATTGATGAAAAGTTCCATAAGGTTACACTCGG GCGAACGTTCCTATTCTTGTTTACTTTGTTCTAAACCGTTTAAGAGTCGTGATGCGCTCAAAATACATATGCTAACTCATACTG gtgaacgtccccatctttgtccacattgtccgaagGCGTTTAGGCATGTTTCAGTGCTCCAAGTACACgttcgaactcatacgg GTGAACGTCCCTATGATTGCCCACATTGTCCGAAAGCGTTTAAACAGCATATAGCGCTTAGAATGCACATTTTGACTCATACGG GTGAGCGTCCCTATTCatgtccacattgtccgaaagCGTTTAAGCATCCTTCAGCACTCAAAAATCACATTGGAACTCATACGG ATGACCATCCCCATCTTTGTCCAGACTGTCCGAAAGCGTTTATGTCACATGCAGCGCTCATAATtcacattcgaactcatacgg GTGAATGTCCCtattcttgtccacattgtctGAAACCGTTTCACGATCTTAGAGCACTCAAAAGacacattcgaactcatacgg GTGAAGGTGTATGTACAACCCTAGGAAAACGCCTGAATACACATGGTAAAGATACGAGCGGTCCGACGCAGGAATCACAGGTGACCGTAAAGGAAGAGACAAATGAATGCTGA